The proteins below are encoded in one region of Fimbriimonadaceae bacterium:
- the aroB gene encoding 3-dehydroquinate synthase → MDLTVRHSRGEYLVHEVPLERLFEGVEDANVITDSNVARHYAGQLGPLRKVLVVPAGEASKSFQRLEESVGWLARSGANRRSQVVAFGGGVVGDLAGFAAATFGRGVPFVQIPTSLLAMVDSSVGGKVGIDLPEGKNLVGAFWPPTEVRLCRDLLDTLPQDEFTNGLAEIVKMGAILDRALFERLEGERLEPASPSLPEVIGRSIALKAQVVAEDEYETAGLRAILNFGHTVGHAIEAEQGYTGLKHGQAVAVGMVLEARLGEALGLTPPGVALRIRETAARQGLPVALPPGLEPDSLIAWMRRDKKALGQALSFSLLTGLGACKLVHGVDESLVAAVLGSE, encoded by the coding sequence ATGGATCTGACGGTCCGCCACTCACGGGGCGAATACCTGGTCCACGAGGTTCCCCTTGAGCGCTTGTTCGAAGGCGTTGAGGACGCCAATGTCATCACGGACTCGAACGTCGCCCGGCACTATGCGGGCCAATTGGGTCCGCTCCGAAAGGTTCTTGTCGTACCGGCCGGAGAGGCGAGCAAATCCTTCCAGCGGCTGGAGGAATCGGTCGGCTGGCTCGCGAGGTCGGGCGCAAACCGTCGCTCGCAGGTCGTGGCGTTCGGCGGAGGGGTCGTGGGCGACCTGGCCGGATTCGCCGCCGCGACCTTCGGCCGTGGCGTCCCCTTCGTGCAGATCCCGACCTCCCTGCTCGCGATGGTGGATTCCAGCGTCGGCGGCAAGGTGGGCATCGACCTTCCGGAAGGAAAGAACCTCGTCGGCGCATTCTGGCCCCCGACCGAGGTGCGGCTTTGCCGCGACCTCCTCGATACCCTCCCACAGGACGAGTTTACGAACGGGCTTGCCGAAATCGTGAAAATGGGCGCGATCTTGGACCGCGCGCTCTTCGAGCGGCTTGAAGGAGAGCGGCTTGAACCCGCGTCCCCGTCGCTCCCCGAGGTGATCGGCCGTTCCATCGCGCTCAAGGCCCAAGTCGTGGCGGAGGACGAATACGAGACCGCCGGCCTCAGGGCGATCCTGAACTTCGGCCATACGGTTGGCCACGCGATAGAGGCCGAGCAGGGTTACACCGGCCTCAAGCACGGCCAAGCGGTCGCGGTCGGCATGGTCTTGGAGGCGCGGCTGGGCGAGGCGCTCGGCCTGACTCCGCCAGGCGTGGCCCTCCGCATCAGGGAAACGGCCGCACGGCAGGGCCTGCCTGTGGCATTGCCACCCGGCTTGGAGCCGGATTCGCTCATCGCCTGGATGCGCCGTGACAAGAAGGCACTGGGCCAAGCGCTC
- a CDS encoding shikimate kinase, whose product MRPDRYLILVGMMGSGKSSVGRKLAEIADVPFQDTDRILERRLGRPILQWFALYGEQAFRDHETKVLVDLQPEPGVLATGGGIVLRDENWVQLRRLGTTVFLDVDEECLKQRLAVTRKRRPLLEAEDWEEKIGKILNARRSLYELADKRVCIRDEEVDVVAAKVAEAAGWI is encoded by the coding sequence ATGCGACCAGACCGCTATCTGATTCTCGTGGGAATGATGGGGAGCGGCAAGAGCTCGGTCGGTCGCAAGCTCGCCGAAATCGCCGACGTCCCCTTCCAGGACACCGACCGTATCCTAGAGCGGCGCTTGGGCCGGCCCATCCTCCAATGGTTCGCCCTCTATGGCGAGCAGGCGTTCCGAGACCACGAGACCAAAGTCTTGGTCGACCTCCAGCCTGAACCGGGCGTCCTCGCGACGGGGGGCGGCATCGTGCTCCGCGATGAGAACTGGGTCCAGTTGCGGCGGCTCGGCACCACCGTCTTCCTGGACGTCGACGAAGAGTGCCTCAAGCAGAGGCTCGCGGTCACGCGCAAGCGCCGTCCCCTCCTCGAGGCCGAGGACTGGGAAGAGAAGATCGGGAAGATCCTCAATGCGCGGCGGAGCCTCTATGAGCTCGCCGACAAACGCGTCTGCATCAGGGACGAGGAAGTCGACGTGGTCGCGGCGAAGGTGGCGGAGGCGGCGGGATGGATCTGA